A section of the Citrus sinensis cultivar Valencia sweet orange chromosome 8, DVS_A1.0, whole genome shotgun sequence genome encodes:
- the LOC102612398 gene encoding FAD-linked sulfhydryl oxidase ERV1 isoform X4: MAENHPLQALFVNFQKVTNCIQTHLSNFIDRRSSSSSSQPANGKPLLFLSPSINKQNNPSSSNADSAAHQILLKETSAPVTKDELGRATWTFLHTLAAQYPENPTRQQKKDVKELMAILSRMHFKEVLRANPVQAESHDEFSQWLCHVHNVVNRSLGKLVFPCERVDARWGKLECEQRACDLQGTTDSADQIC, translated from the exons ATGGCTGAAAATCATCCATTGCAAGCCCTCTTTGTGAACTTTCAAAAAGTGACAAATTGCATTCAAACCCATCTCTCAAATTTCATTGACCGCCGCTCATCGTCGTCATCATCGCAACCCGCCAATGGGAAGCCTCTCCTCTTCCTTTCTCCTTCCatcaataaacaaaacaacCCATCATCATCAAACGCGGACTCCGCCGCCCATCAAATTCTCCTCAAG GAAACTTCTGCACCTGTGACTAAAGACGAGCTTGGAAGAGCCACTTGGACATTTCTTCACACTCTTGCTGCTCAG TATCCAGAAAATCCAACAAGGCAACAAAAGAAAGATGTAAAAGAACTG ATGGCGATATTATCTCGGATGCACTTTAAAGAAGTCTTGAG AGCAAATCCTGTGCAAGCTGAATCTCATGATGAGTTCTCTCAGTGGCTTTGTCATGTGCATAATGTGGTTAATAGAAG CCTTGGCAAATTGGTGTTCCCTTGTGAACGAGTAGATGCAAGGTGGGGCAAGCTGGAGTGCGAGCAACGTGCATGTGATCTACAAGGAACTACAGATTCAGCCGACCAGATATGTTGA
- the LOC102612398 gene encoding FAD-linked sulfhydryl oxidase ERV1 isoform X2 — translation MAENHPLQALFVNFQKVTNCIQTHLSNFIDRRSSSSSSQPANGKPLLFLSPSINKQNNPSSSNADSAAHQILLKETSAPVTKDELGRATWTFLHTLAAQYPENPTRQQKKDVKELMAILSRMYPCKECADHFKEVLRANPVQAESHDEFSQWLCHVHNVVNRSLGKLVFPCERVDARWGKLECEQRACDLQGTTDSADQIC, via the exons ATGGCTGAAAATCATCCATTGCAAGCCCTCTTTGTGAACTTTCAAAAAGTGACAAATTGCATTCAAACCCATCTCTCAAATTTCATTGACCGCCGCTCATCGTCGTCATCATCGCAACCCGCCAATGGGAAGCCTCTCCTCTTCCTTTCTCCTTCCatcaataaacaaaacaacCCATCATCATCAAACGCGGACTCCGCCGCCCATCAAATTCTCCTCAAG GAAACTTCTGCACCTGTGACTAAAGACGAGCTTGGAAGAGCCACTTGGACATTTCTTCACACTCTTGCTGCTCAG TATCCAGAAAATCCAACAAGGCAACAAAAGAAAGATGTAAAAGAACTG ATGGCGATATTATCTCGGATGTATCCTTGCAAAGAATGTGCAGATCACTTTAAAGAAGTCTTGAG AGCAAATCCTGTGCAAGCTGAATCTCATGATGAGTTCTCTCAGTGGCTTTGTCATGTGCATAATGTGGTTAATAGAAG CCTTGGCAAATTGGTGTTCCCTTGTGAACGAGTAGATGCAAGGTGGGGCAAGCTGGAGTGCGAGCAACGTGCATGTGATCTACAAGGAACTACAGATTCAGCCGACCAGATATGTTGA
- the LOC102612398 gene encoding FAD-linked sulfhydryl oxidase ERV1 isoform X1 yields MAENHPLQALFVNFQKVTNCIQTHLSNFIDRRSSSSSSQPANGKPLLFLSPSINKQNNPSSSNADSAAHQILLKETSAPVTKDELGRATWTFLHTLAAQYPENPTRQQKKDVKELMAILSRMYPCKECADHFKEVLRANPVQAGSHDEFSQWLCHVHNVVNRSLGKLVFPCERVDARWGKLECEQRACDLQGTTDSADQIC; encoded by the exons ATGGCTGAAAATCATCCATTGCAAGCCCTCTTTGTGAACTTTCAAAAAGTGACAAATTGCATTCAAACCCATCTCTCAAATTTCATTGACCGCCGCTCATCGTCGTCATCATCGCAACCCGCCAATGGGAAGCCTCTCCTCTTCCTTTCTCCTTCCatcaataaacaaaacaacCCATCATCATCAAACGCGGACTCCGCCGCCCATCAAATTCTCCTCAAG GAAACTTCTGCACCTGTGACTAAAGACGAGCTTGGAAGAGCCACTTGGACATTTCTTCACACTCTTGCTGCTCAG TATCCAGAAAATCCAACAAGGCAACAAAAGAAAGATGTAAAAGAACTG ATGGCGATATTATCTCGGATGTATCCTTGCAAAGAATGTGCAGATCACTTTAAAGAAGTCTTGAG AGCAAATCCTGTGCAAGCTGGATCTCATGATGAGTTCTCTCAGTGGCTATGTCATGTGCATAATGTGGTTAATAGAAG CCTTGGCAAATTGGTGTTCCCTTGTGAACGAGTAGATGCAAGGTGGGGCAAGCTGGAGTGCGAGCAACGTGCATGTGATCTACAAGGAACTACAGATTCAGCCGACCAGATATGTTGA
- the LOC102612398 gene encoding FAD-linked sulfhydryl oxidase ERV1 isoform X6, with the protein MAENHPLQALFVNFQKVTNCIQTHLSNFIDRRSSSSSSQPANGKPLLFLSPSINKQNNPSSSNADSAAHQILLKETSAPVTKDELGRATWTFLHTLAAQYPENPTRQQKKDVKELMAILSRMHFKEVLRANPVQAESHDEFSQWLCHVHNVVNRRCKVGQAGVRATCM; encoded by the exons ATGGCTGAAAATCATCCATTGCAAGCCCTCTTTGTGAACTTTCAAAAAGTGACAAATTGCATTCAAACCCATCTCTCAAATTTCATTGACCGCCGCTCATCGTCGTCATCATCGCAACCCGCCAATGGGAAGCCTCTCCTCTTCCTTTCTCCTTCCatcaataaacaaaacaacCCATCATCATCAAACGCGGACTCCGCCGCCCATCAAATTCTCCTCAAG GAAACTTCTGCACCTGTGACTAAAGACGAGCTTGGAAGAGCCACTTGGACATTTCTTCACACTCTTGCTGCTCAG TATCCAGAAAATCCAACAAGGCAACAAAAGAAAGATGTAAAAGAACTG ATGGCGATATTATCTCGGATGCACTTTAAAGAAGTCTTGAG AGCAAATCCTGTGCAAGCTGAATCTCATGATGAGTTCTCTCAGTGGCTTTGTCATGTGCATAATGTGGTTAATAGAAG ATGCAAGGTGGGGCAAGCTGGAGTGCGAGCAACGTGCATGTGA
- the LOC102612398 gene encoding FAD-linked sulfhydryl oxidase ERV1 isoform X5 yields MAENHPLQALFVNFQKVTNCIQTHLSNFIDRRSSSSSSQPANGKPLLFLSPSINKQNNPSSSNADSAAHQILLKETSAPVTKDELGRATWTFLHTLAAQYPENPTRQQKKDVKELMAILSRMYPCKECADHFKEVLRANPVQAESHDEFSQWLCHVHNVVNRRCKVGQAGVRATCM; encoded by the exons ATGGCTGAAAATCATCCATTGCAAGCCCTCTTTGTGAACTTTCAAAAAGTGACAAATTGCATTCAAACCCATCTCTCAAATTTCATTGACCGCCGCTCATCGTCGTCATCATCGCAACCCGCCAATGGGAAGCCTCTCCTCTTCCTTTCTCCTTCCatcaataaacaaaacaacCCATCATCATCAAACGCGGACTCCGCCGCCCATCAAATTCTCCTCAAG GAAACTTCTGCACCTGTGACTAAAGACGAGCTTGGAAGAGCCACTTGGACATTTCTTCACACTCTTGCTGCTCAG TATCCAGAAAATCCAACAAGGCAACAAAAGAAAGATGTAAAAGAACTG ATGGCGATATTATCTCGGATGTATCCTTGCAAAGAATGTGCAGATCACTTTAAAGAAGTCTTGAG AGCAAATCCTGTGCAAGCTGAATCTCATGATGAGTTCTCTCAGTGGCTTTGTCATGTGCATAATGTGGTTAATAGAAG ATGCAAGGTGGGGCAAGCTGGAGTGCGAGCAACGTGCATGTGA
- the LOC102612398 gene encoding FAD-linked sulfhydryl oxidase ERV1 isoform X8 has protein sequence MAENHPLQALFVNFQKVTNCIQTHLSNFIDRRSSSSSSQPANGKPLLFLSPSINKQNNPSSSNADSAAHQILLKETSAPVTKDELGRATWTFLHTLAAQYPENPTRQQKKDVKELMAILSRMYPCKECADHFKEVLRANPVQAESHDEFSQWLCHVHNVVNRSNLVI, from the exons ATGGCTGAAAATCATCCATTGCAAGCCCTCTTTGTGAACTTTCAAAAAGTGACAAATTGCATTCAAACCCATCTCTCAAATTTCATTGACCGCCGCTCATCGTCGTCATCATCGCAACCCGCCAATGGGAAGCCTCTCCTCTTCCTTTCTCCTTCCatcaataaacaaaacaacCCATCATCATCAAACGCGGACTCCGCCGCCCATCAAATTCTCCTCAAG GAAACTTCTGCACCTGTGACTAAAGACGAGCTTGGAAGAGCCACTTGGACATTTCTTCACACTCTTGCTGCTCAG TATCCAGAAAATCCAACAAGGCAACAAAAGAAAGATGTAAAAGAACTG ATGGCGATATTATCTCGGATGTATCCTTGCAAAGAATGTGCAGATCACTTTAAAGAAGTCTTGAG AGCAAATCCTGTGCAAGCTGAATCTCATGATGAGTTCTCTCAGTGGCTTTGTCATGTGCATAATGTGGTTAATAGAAG CAATTTGGTTATTTAA
- the LOC102612398 gene encoding FAD-linked sulfhydryl oxidase ERV1 isoform X7 — MAENHPLQALFVNFQKVTNCIQTHLSNFIDRRSSSSSSQPANGKPLLFLSPSINKQNNPSSSNADSAAHQILLKETSAPVTKDELGRATWTFLHTLAAQYPENPTRQQKKDVKELMAILSRMYPCKECADHFKEVLRANPVQAGSHDEFSQWLCHVHNVVNRSNLVI, encoded by the exons ATGGCTGAAAATCATCCATTGCAAGCCCTCTTTGTGAACTTTCAAAAAGTGACAAATTGCATTCAAACCCATCTCTCAAATTTCATTGACCGCCGCTCATCGTCGTCATCATCGCAACCCGCCAATGGGAAGCCTCTCCTCTTCCTTTCTCCTTCCatcaataaacaaaacaacCCATCATCATCAAACGCGGACTCCGCCGCCCATCAAATTCTCCTCAAG GAAACTTCTGCACCTGTGACTAAAGACGAGCTTGGAAGAGCCACTTGGACATTTCTTCACACTCTTGCTGCTCAG TATCCAGAAAATCCAACAAGGCAACAAAAGAAAGATGTAAAAGAACTG ATGGCGATATTATCTCGGATGTATCCTTGCAAAGAATGTGCAGATCACTTTAAAGAAGTCTTGAG AGCAAATCCTGTGCAAGCTGGATCTCATGATGAGTTCTCTCAGTGGCTATGTCATGTGCATAATGTGGTTAATAGAAG CAATTTGGTTATTTAA
- the LOC102612398 gene encoding FAD-linked sulfhydryl oxidase ERV1 isoform X9: MAENHPLQALFVNFQKVTNCIQTHLSNFIDRRSSSSSSQPANGKPLLFLSPSINKQNNPSSSNADSAAHQILLKETSAPVTKDELGRATWTFLHTLAAQYPENPTRQQKKDVKELMAILSRMHFKEVLRANPVQAESHDEFSQWLCHVHNVVNRSNLVI, encoded by the exons ATGGCTGAAAATCATCCATTGCAAGCCCTCTTTGTGAACTTTCAAAAAGTGACAAATTGCATTCAAACCCATCTCTCAAATTTCATTGACCGCCGCTCATCGTCGTCATCATCGCAACCCGCCAATGGGAAGCCTCTCCTCTTCCTTTCTCCTTCCatcaataaacaaaacaacCCATCATCATCAAACGCGGACTCCGCCGCCCATCAAATTCTCCTCAAG GAAACTTCTGCACCTGTGACTAAAGACGAGCTTGGAAGAGCCACTTGGACATTTCTTCACACTCTTGCTGCTCAG TATCCAGAAAATCCAACAAGGCAACAAAAGAAAGATGTAAAAGAACTG ATGGCGATATTATCTCGGATGCACTTTAAAGAAGTCTTGAG AGCAAATCCTGTGCAAGCTGAATCTCATGATGAGTTCTCTCAGTGGCTTTGTCATGTGCATAATGTGGTTAATAGAAG CAATTTGGTTATTTAA
- the LOC102612398 gene encoding FAD-linked sulfhydryl oxidase ERV1 isoform X3, with protein sequence MAENHPLQALFVNFQKVTNCIQTHLSNFIDRRSSSSSSQPANGKPLLFLSPSINKQNNPSSSNADSAAHQILLKETSAPVTKDELGRATWTFLHTLAAQYPENPTRQQKKDVKELMAILSRMYPCKECADHFKEVLRANPVQAGSHDEFSQWLCHVHNVVNRSLGKLVFPCERVDARWGKLECEQRACDLQGTPDLGE encoded by the exons ATGGCTGAAAATCATCCATTGCAAGCCCTCTTTGTGAACTTTCAAAAAGTGACAAATTGCATTCAAACCCATCTCTCAAATTTCATTGACCGCCGCTCATCGTCGTCATCATCGCAACCCGCCAATGGGAAGCCTCTCCTCTTCCTTTCTCCTTCCatcaataaacaaaacaacCCATCATCATCAAACGCGGACTCCGCCGCCCATCAAATTCTCCTCAAG GAAACTTCTGCACCTGTGACTAAAGACGAGCTTGGAAGAGCCACTTGGACATTTCTTCACACTCTTGCTGCTCAG TATCCAGAAAATCCAACAAGGCAACAAAAGAAAGATGTAAAAGAACTG ATGGCGATATTATCTCGGATGTATCCTTGCAAAGAATGTGCAGATCACTTTAAAGAAGTCTTGAG AGCAAATCCTGTGCAAGCTGGATCTCATGATGAGTTCTCTCAGTGGCTATGTCATGTGCATAATGTGGTTAATAGAAG CCTTGGCAAATTGGTGTTCCCCTGTGAACGAGTAGATGCAAGGTGGGGCAAGCTGGAGTGCGAGCAACGTGCATGTGATCTACAAGGAACTCCAGATTTAGGCGAGTAG